The Melitaea cinxia chromosome 22, ilMelCinx1.1, whole genome shotgun sequence genome segment AAAGGTGTCTATTTTTGAGATCGCATTTTCAATCCGCTGAGAAATTATGCGgatattaaaagaattttgatACAAAATAGCATCAAGTTTTACATGAACatagtaatattaaatgtatagaaGAACTGTTATGTTCTGTGTcatcatttttgaagtaaaacttccctAGGCTCATGAGGGGTAAATTTTTTTGGAATCAAACGCATCACGGCTTCATGAGTCAAGAATTtttaaacgtccataccacgtttAATTCACCGGTTTTCGttcgatcaccgaagttaagcaacgtcgagcgcggtcagtacttggatggggaccctctgggaacaccgcgtgtcgctgtctttttgtttttttcaattcatttcttttaattagtttttttaattagtttttttgaattagttttttttttcaattagtttgacaaagaagtttcacttctgacatgtgtactttgtacgcacgcaatttttttgtttaattatatgtagATTAGATCCACTAATAAAACGTACACAATTGTGATCTTGTTTGTTTGGACTGTtaccttaacttagtcaattTAAATAGGCAAACAGAGTAATTACGCGCcactatttataacgatgacagaaatatcataattattttatattaatttcacaACAGCTTTATTGTAACATATCAGTAAGTGTGTAATATTTCATGATTTAGCCACATAATAACGCTCATAACGCTAAGATATCATTGTGCTTTTAGAGTCACACACGCACACTTTCACACACGCACACGTACACGTAAAcccacacgcacacgcacatcCTCACGCACAcccacacgcacacgcacacgcacacgcacacgcacacgctcacgcacacgcacacgcacacacacgcgcacaggTCGAGGTGCTCACAGGCGCGCGGCGTGGTGCGCGACGTGCGCGTCGTCGTAGTGCGCGGCCAGGAGCGGCCCGAGCGCGGCGCGCACCCGCGCACACAGCTCGTGGCGCACCAGCAGGGCCGCTGTTGTCTGCAGCAGGGCGCACACTATCGTCGGACTGTTGCTCTCTGGAGGCAAATTTAATGCatatacctaattttttttttaagtacacaTGCTACCAAATTTATAGTATAATACAAAACTGGGTCTAACCCCCCACTTAAgaacgatttattaaaaatgttaaagttacttaaaatatatataatgtacggATCTTAAATAatctaaacaaattaaataaggtTTAGTCTTAACCGCAATATCATCTTTTTCCCAATCCATCAATTTATAATCTCTTCATTTGCATTGACAGCACTGCTTTACGGCCAGTATAACATTCAAATCAAAGAAAagttttttctatttctttacatatatatatgactTTCATTTTACTATATCATATATAGTCTGAatataagcaatttaatgcttgtattataagTAACAGTTGAGTGATATACTTAgctaatttttttctataaataattagaaataatgcataaataaataaatacatatgtcatatatgtatacatatgtcACACCTAGAATCgaggtggaaatcgaacccattatggaacgatgtacccgctagatctaaacgatcagtcggagacgcgggttcgaacccatTATctccagagcagaaagcagaatCACTACAAACTGAGCCAAGAGgctatttatattacaaatgcaAGTTTACTTAtgtcaatttataaaattaatataaaataatgaaaatataaaaacgtttatctataaaaataactcACCGTCTAATAATTCACTCAAAGTATCCAACAGATTAATGCCCAAGTCTCTTGCATGTTCGTGAGCTTTCCCGAACTCTACTCTTATGTCATCATCAAGCGTAAGCCTTCTTATTACCTGTAGAGTCTCACTTAACAActaaaaggtaaaaaataaagattaatcaCATATATGATATTAGCTACACTTACATCGTAgaagaatcttttttttttttgtattaaatatactcGGGACACAATTGAACAAGTGACAGACtagttatagtttttaattatacctACACTGCTTGGAAGCTACATTACTAAAATATCGCTTTTCTATCCATTGTAATACCTAAAGGTCGTCTGGAAGAATTCACTCTTTTAGCAATGAGtttgcctttgtacatctttctttaattgtactacttttgtttgaatcttttaatggtgtacaataaagaatattattattattattaaattatctaaaattcAGCAAAACATGACACTAGGATAAAGTGCCTAtaacatttatactaatattataaagaggaaagatttaaatgtttgtttgtttgcatttaaTAGGCTCTGAAACTATTGaaccgataaaaaaaaattctttcactgttgagAAGCTACATTATCCGCGGTGCGGGCATGGGCtatgttatattttcaaaaaaattagggatTTCTTATGGAAATTTttgtacccgtgcgaagccgaggaGGGCTAGTTGATGAATACACTAATCGACTCCATAACTTATAGCGCCATCTATGATCAAGTTAGTGAATTACATAAGTGCAAATAGTTTTAACAGTCTTGTTTTGTCTCacaagtattttatttacaaatgatGTCAAACCTTaccttttataatatataaaaaaaattttgattagaatatcatttattacaaaagttttaCAAGACCATAAATACTCTTGCTGTTtgtattgaataattttatattgttttaaatgtgttataattaaaaaaaaaaataattcgttcACTAACTAATTTATtggtaagtaaaaaattaattaaaaatatataaagaagatATTTGACATTAtcctcataaaaaaatacttatataaaccGGATGCAAAAGCATAAatccaatttttaaatttaatgaattgtCATTCTacacttacttttttattttctttgttcttGAGTAATTCTttcaaattatttgttatatcttTTGTCAGTCCCTGCCTATTCATTTCATGCTTGAGACAACACACACTTATCCACTGCAATGTTGATACGAgtacattttcattttcttcACTGTCCAATAtgctaaaataaattcaatttgtaaaaattttgaattgacaattaactgaaaaaaaaaattttcttcagcgataagattgcatttgtacgatttttcatttttttttctgtatatgtttgtatattgtGAATAAcgatgaatatataaataaataactgctTAATTGCACATAATTTTCACTTACATGTTACacttttatactataaaataagaACTCATAGATTAATGGAAAAAATGCAGACTCGTTAAAAGAAATTCactaaaatatctaaatttgCTTACAATTTGCATTTATAGTAATAGTAGATTGACTAAatacatactttttaattatatccaTGGCTTTATCATCTAGTAAGTCAGGCTGCATTTCCATTAAGGCCGTCAAACTTTTCAAGATTGTTGTAACAAGAAGTTCATTTCGTGAATTCTGTTCCcgtttatacaattttaatttggattctaataaatcgattaaaatcCCGTAAGCCCCTTCCTTGCCTGCTCTTACTCTGTGGGCTATATCTTTTTTGCATTCCgcctaaaaattaattatttatctattcaaataaataatacttaagtaatttaattttcttgcttttccatacatacacataaaaaaagtctaaccaaataaaaaagtacaaaaagtgTAGGCAAACAATgaattaatgaaaacaatttttttcttttacattacTTTCACATGTGTTAcagtattgttaaaaaaaggtgtctcattatttatgttaaaatatactataacaAAACTAATTTCAGTATGTTGccagatcttttttttttgtactttaaaaatattttttcttgtagtccattagattataataaaataaacctgaccattggcgcaacggtcacagcactagtttgtggctgtcgcactggtggttgcgggttccatGTCACcacggtctgggtgtttgtgcagtccttatgggtctccctactgtgcctcggagagcacgttaagccgttggtcccggttgtttcATGTccatctgatagcgattgttacttagagtagggaatatatccaccaacccgcattggagcagcgtggtagattaaactctgatccttctcctacatagtgaaagaggcccagcagtgggatattacaggctgaagcataaatAAACCTACCATTAATATGTCCAATTCTTTTAAAAGTTCATTATCGTCATATTCACTTTTGCTACTTATTTCTTTCAGCTTTTCAACTGCAACACTGATGAGATGATTCTCTCCAGAACTTAAAGCAAGGTCTTTTATTATGTTTGAAAGGTCCACACCctgaaaaagaaataattatttatttaatacttcattgtaaatacaaaattatgttataGAAAGTAACAATATTCTAACTTAAGAGCATGACTGGTTTGTGGGGACAAGTGTCACAATAGTATGTCGTTTGATGAGAAGACTTTGCAATCTTTTCTAACTCCTGTTAGAATGTTATGCAGCTTTCCATTTAGGCGGATGTTCTCTGTTGTTTTGTGATTTTATGGAGTATATATGAATCTATTGAACAAATTTCCAGAGCCCAAGAAAACAGTTCACATCACCATTTCAAGGATTTTCTTTGGAAACAATAAGTTGAGGCAATGTGACAATACTTTTCACCTTTCATGATAAAACTAAGGTATTTCCTTTGTGGTAAGCCACAGCAATTTCTTGGAGAATTttgtggtttttattttatttgatttttcaaATGCTTcctatttgttaatattattcttGTAGAGAGGCATttcaatttgaataatttttcagCCAATTTAAAGCTGGTGTAATATTGATAGATGAACATATGGTGTCCTTGAGTGACCTAGAGGTATCAAAAGGTTGGACCTTATCAATTTCTCCAAGTAAGACTTCCACAATAAGGAAGAATATTACAGGTTTGCCATTGTGTAAACTCTAATACCccattttgttgtttttttttttttgagttttaggTAATAAACTAAATCAGATCTTTAAGTTTGATAGTGGACCTGGTATAAAATACTTCAAAAGTTTAAAATGTCTATAGTCAAGATTGCAGTTTAGTCGTTGTAAACATGTTCTTGCACTTGCAACTCTCTCAATCTCTCTCTCACAACTCTGGAATCGTTTTTAGATGAAGCATCCAAAAAACTGACTAAATCTATCCATGGTAAAattgtttgaataaaaaagaatgCAAATAACATCATTATGTAAACAGTACCTAGTCTTATAAATTCAACAGCAGTTATGACTATATAATGCACTTATCTGTTTTATGTATTAGTGGAAAGAGTTAATTTACTAGAATTAGTAAtgacattttttgtaaatacctactttaatacaaaaaaaaatttttttttttagtttttagtaagATTTGATTACTactaaaattgaaaacaattttttttggaaattcaTGTCTAATATAGCTGTAATGAGCtgttgaaaaacttttttgtattaattacttatattgaatattttaatgactACACTAAGGTAAGAGgtacacttatttttttcttaatttcttaGGTgaatctagttttttttttatacacataatttatacccatactagctgaccccctGACATTGTTTTgcgatatatgttattaaccgccttaatccccccccccctccctattacttagggggatgaaaaatagatgttggccgattctcatagataccggataagcacaaaaaatttcatcaaaatcggtcaagccgtttcggaggagtatggcaacgaaaactgtgacacgagaattttatattttagataaacAACTACAAAACCAATTAATATATCCAGCATACCAAGTTATACGCTTAAATATTTCCTAGTTTTATTACCTGAGCTTCAAATTGAGCCACTGCCTCCTTGATCGCTTCTTCTGGAGTCATATCAAAttcttcaatattttctttaacaaCCTCATCGTAAGTATCTTGTGTTATTACACGAACCATTTCGACACTattctaattttttatgtaGCCTACTACTCATATAAACACTTTTTTACTAAGATTagaataaaactaaaatcagCTGGTCAGAAGTTTTAATGACAAAATTGTTGGAGTCAAGTTTGTGTGtttttaaaacaagaatttGACAGATATGACAAATTCACAGCTAGATTCACAGTGAACAATTGGATTCTCGGAATCGAAAAAtcgtgttatttattttaattaaaattagttaaaaattaggtggtaaaaagtaagtaaaagtTGAAAATATGTAATAGTTTACTGTCgaaagctaaataatattctaaatagTTACATACTTGGTTAACTAATTCTTTACGTTCTAAAGtgcattttgtattttatttagtaacgaGTATTCAATCAACAAATATTCAACTATATATTTTAGCAGATATTAAGGTACGTTCGGAatacataagttaaattattttgaattgtcATTAAAAGTAATGATTCTAAATATTCTTCttagaaaaatacagtcgacaACTGAATTAAAGCCACCTAATTATTTGCACGTTAgacgtaaattaatttaatcaaatcatttttaattttcttttattactatCTGCACAAAAATTGTAAGTTACAAACCATGACAATTATAGATGACGCATACTTCTAAAAGAAGcgaaaagaataatattaaattttgtttttttctacGCGTAATTAGGATTACCCACAATATTTAATAGGATTATTAGTTCTTGGTgcatgaaaataaagaaaaatgagTTTTCTCGGAAAATTATTCGGTGGGAAAAAGGAAGAAAAGGGTCCGACGACTCATGAAGCTATACAAAAATTACGCGAAACCGAGGAATTGCTGATCAAAAAACAGGAATTTTTAGAGAGAAAGATCGAGTTAGAAATACAGACAGCTAGAAAAAATGGTACCAAGAATAAAAGAGGTGAGTTAATACCAACGTTTTAAACGAAAGCTATACATTGTTGTGTGTTACACATAAATGCATATGTTGCTGACATCTTGACCTTGTTATAAGAGCAATTTtgttatagattatttttataatttagatcCTTAATAACTAGATAAATCATAAccttattttatttggaaatgTTATCTTTACTCTCATATCAGTAAATGTTCAATGGAATAACATTTTCATCGTCTCATGAGTCACtgtcaaacaataaaaacaaatatatttcaaactaataatatttagtacatGTGATTTCACATATATTTAAGCAATAtgcatttgaaataaaaacaaaggtCATCCtcgattatattttgtataagtaaCCAAATAAAGTTAGAATATTCAATTAACTAGAATGTGTAttattaaacaaagaaaaactactaattaactttTAATAGTAGCTTTTATATTCTAATGggataattgtttttattgtaattgttatatgtcaAATGCagatatgttataaatataatgttaatttttgttattaacttgtattttcttgtaattttaCAAGCTTTATGGTTTGACTTGTGTAATTTCTTTTCCTTTGGGTGATTTGGTATTAAATGTAGCCAAACTTCAAATTCTGCAGCATTCAGATGTTCTATTCTAATTAACACATTGGATGCCATGACGGACACCATATGTCCTACAGCATACTTTCGCCTGGGGCCACACCAATAAATCGAGAATtgtcaaaaaattgttaaggtgtttttctgcaaatattgtcagtgaaaacctcaaaaataatgagcgactgacggaaacagtgtttacccattattttccaagatctcaagtggcagacaccagctataacatttttggaaacaacttgttaaaaagcctataaattcaaagtattttcgatttttttttgtgctacgTGGCCTTATTGCACTGTGAGGCCGCGCGGGTCACTTGCCTTAGTAAAAACAGTCAAAACACTGTCCGTTGGCTCCCTAGAGGCTTCTGAAGTGATCAAGGGCATGCGGACACATGGTGTCTGACGCGGTCTCTTGGACCCAATATAATGGCAGTCACATGGTGTCCGTCGCGGCCCACTGATCTAAACATGGTTTTTGGTCTGGCATTCAACGtgttaaactaaatatatataaagtctattcaacgagaagagataccaaacgtaaacaaaccCCATCATTTTTTTGTAGGGACGatggaacaaacaaaatattgtctacctctttctatcttgtttccTGTCCTGAAGCACccggggtaatttttatatttcgataattattatttaagaagtatcaaatcttatataaataattttatttaattaagtaattatcaaaatataaatatattttacaattaaaaattcgTGTAAGTAAAAACAAGGTTACAAAACTCTACctagttgaatgacctcgcatttggtttgtttacgtttggtatctcggctcgttgaacgcactatacttgtaataaatatataaataaataaatatcaaatatataaatatcaatattaatttaaaaaaaaataataaatgaaacaaagtgaagtagcaaaaatatcaatcaataaaataaatatttacacctTAACAttcttaatacaccacgctgttccaatgcgggttgacagatataatccctactaaagcacggacgcggagcacgaaGGATTTCGTACAATGACCTTTTTGCTTACTGCCAGTGGTtctcaaattttttatataaagtacgaAGCTTTAAAAAATCGGTAGAGTTTAGAATTTGGGATGTCTTAGAACTCGTTTTTTTGCACACTACACTAAATACTACTACGCTGTCTCTCCGTGGATCGGTCTAgtcaaagaataaaatattttttgtttaatcatagaaaaaaacttatatattactATGTGTACAATTTGGTGGCTATACTttgtatatgcaaaaaaaatcttagatctgTTGCTGTGTGAAAAAGACACCAATAAACACACATTcgcatttaatataagtattttatatatataagtataaatacttatatatataaaatacttattatattaaaatataatttaatataacttttgagttaaattaaaaataaaaaaggatgaAACTTGTGActtaaatttggtaaaaaaaaataaaagtaaaaaggttGACATTGACAATCTGTGAATACGGCTGTCACTACACCTGTGTGAGCGCAACGGCAATATGTTTATACACGAGCGACAAAGACAAAAGATGTCATGTGGTcaatgtacgaaattcttcgtgctccgcgtccgtactatatgagtaacgatcgttatcagatgtacatgatataAGAACCGGGACCGCCGCCTAACTTGCTCTCCAaggcaaggtggggagacctacaaggactaacaaccaggctggaaataaatatttgtataaacacaaatatccactccgagcgggaatcgaacccgcgacgatcagtgtttaggcgccgccgacacaaTACACctacaccattacaccagaccGATCGTCAAGCATTCTAATTTACTGAGATTTAATTTGCTCAAGAGGCTTGCATAAGTTTTCTTACTTTGACTTAGTaatcaaaatttactttcataGTCTGTTTGTTTATCTTTACCTATCATGTTTCTATTTTACAGCGGCTATCGCGGCTCTCAAGCGTAAGAAGCGGTATGAAAAGCAGTTGAACCAGATTGATGGTACGTTAACACAAATAGAAGCCCAGAGAGAGGCACTGGAGGGCGCCAACACCAATGCTCAAGTGCTCAACACTATGAAGGAGGCGGCTAATGCTATGAAGTTGGCTCACAAGGACATGTTAGTATTTCCTATATTATCTTATTTTACCTATTCCATAGGCTTGGttgctatattaaaaaaaaaaccgtggtttttaaccgacttccaaaaaaggaggaggttctcaattcgactgtattttttttttttttttttatgtatgttacatcagaacttttgactgggtggaccgatttcgacaatttttatttaatcgaaaggtggtgtgtgtcaattggtcccatttaaatttatttgagatctaacaactacttttcgagttatatctaataatgcgtttttacttgacgctttttttgtcgacctacgttgtattataccgcataactttctactggatgtaccgattttgataattctttttttgttggaaaggggatatccctagtttggtaccgtgataaggaaaccaggatctgatgatgggatcccagaggaatcgagggaaaccctcaaaaatctgtaataactttttactgggtgtaccgattttgataatttttaatttaatcgaaagctggtgtttatcatgtggtcacatataaattttatcgagatctgataactactttttgagtaatctttgataacgcgtagttgcttgactattttttcgtcgatctacgttgtattacttgtcgatgtaattgaagtcggttttttttttcgtttgcgagcaaacacaattattttacctGGTTACCAATTTCGAACATATCGTGTTCTTGAGCAAAACAAtcgttttcttttaaataaagaaaccGGAATAAAGTTGCATaggaatttttataattctaattTTAGGTCAACAATTTGGCACCTTCAAATCAACGGCTTTTAAAACATAGTTAAGCATTTCCacattatattgttaaaaaaattagctagCCTAGCTGTCTATTAGTTTCTCCTATTTTCCTATTGTtcagcatttaaaaaaaattgaagatttCACAATATTCACTATATATTGTCTGATATTTACGTGCTTcccaataataaaaaagtgtagAAAGTTTagtgatgaaatatttttttatataaataattatatatttgtcccatagatataaaatatattaataaaaattccaGAGACGTAGATAAGGTGCACGACATAATGGATGATATTGCAGAGCAACACGACATATCTCGAGAGATCACAGACGCTATCAGCAACAACGTGGCCTTCCCCAACGATGTAGATGAAGACGAGCTTGAAAAGGAACTTGAGGAGTTAGAACAGGTCAGTTGAGGAAGGGTTATCTTAGAGACCAGGCTAATAAGTCTCTTATTTAGTGTTATGGCTTGTGGTGACTAAGATCTGGTGAGTTTTATTGGGAGAAGGAACTGAAGGAGGTAGAACAGGTCAGTCGGGGAAGGAAGACTTAGATCAGCCGAATACTTCTCAGTGAGTAAGGctgtcagagctcctggggaggttTGGGGGTAGGTTAGGTCAGCAAATGCTCTTACAATCTTCCTAATGTCTTACAAtagatttaatattgttttatgtgTATGGAAaatgtatatctatatttttgaCTTTGTACATTGTGTAgtgtttcaaaaaatatatatgtttaaataatttaattattaaaacattttgtgaAAAACCAGACAGCTCTACTTGGTTTCACAAACTTAGATTCAGATGtaacaatttcatttttaagtgtCTTCAAAAAGAGAAGAAGGTtgtcaatttgactgtattttttgtgtactACTTCATAACTTTAATTGAAttcaccgattttgataatattttttttaatcgaagctGGTGCTAGTTGTGTGGTCCAGATCTGACGAGTAGTTATtgagttattatttataatgcgtatttaattgattatttttttgactaccTATGCCACAttactgctgtgtggttacgccagtaaagaatataacaaccctatctcttcccgtgggtgtcgtaagaggcgactaagggataacacatttGCACTACCACCTTCtgactatccaactgctggctttgaaatacacagtccgaagacggacagcagcgtcttcggtgcgacaaagccagccctgcggtcaccaacgcgcctgccaatgtggtgac includes the following:
- the LOC123664723 gene encoding charged multivesicular body protein 4b, which encodes MSFLGKLFGGKKEEKGPTTHEAIQKLRETEELLIKKQEFLERKIELEIQTARKNGTKNKRAAIAALKRKKRYEKQLNQIDGTLTQIEAQREALEGANTNAQVLNTMKEAANAMKLAHKDIDVDKVHDIMDDIAEQHDISREITDAISNNVAFPNDVDEDELEKELEELEQEELDKEMIGINVPHSLPDVPATEPVGAKAKPSKDHEDPELELLKSWAT
- the LOC123664517 gene encoding armadillo repeat-containing protein 6 homolog is translated as MVRVITQDTYDEVVKENIEEFDMTPEEAIKEAVAQFEAQGVDLSNIIKDLALSSGENHLISVAVEKLKEISSKSEYDDNELLKELDILMAECKKDIAHRVRAGKEGAYGILIDLLESKLKLYKREQNSRNELLVTTILKSLTALMEMQPDLLDDKAMDIIKNILDSEENENVLVSTLQWISVCCLKHEMNRQGLTKDITNNLKELLKNKENKKLLSETLQVIRRLTLDDDIRVEFGKAHEHARDLGINLLDTLSELLDESNSPTIVCALLQTTAALLVRHELCARVRAALGPLLAAHYDDAHVAHHAARLITALAGNDDVKRELVKTGLVPIVVSLLRRHSSNPTTTASMLKCVSALCLREASHGRAFLEHGVADVVVECLNIHENVADVQKNGCWAVRNMVARYRDHNAKLRELGIEAVLQRAYDKFADQFGFDIKSALRDLDCDVKFDEQWKGRGVQMER